Proteins encoded together in one Panthera uncia isolate 11264 chromosome A2, Puncia_PCG_1.0, whole genome shotgun sequence window:
- the MPLKIP gene encoding M-phase-specific PLK1-interacting protein, with translation MLYCAERQRTVLAKDHRVSEKGWSGQFRRENAAVRSSSSSSDMHRQNFRPPTPPYPGAGVGGWGSGSSFRGTPGGGGPRPPSPRDGYGSPHHTPPYGPRSRPYGSSHSPRHGGSFPGGRFGSPSPGGYPGSYSKSPAGSQQQFGYSPGQQQTHPQGSPRTSTPFGSGRGREKRMSNELESYFKPSMLEDPWAGLEPVSVVDINQQYSNTQTFTGKKGRYFC, from the exons ATGCTGTACTGCGCTGAAAGGCAGAGGACTGTTTTGGCGAAGGACCACCGAGTCTCTGAGAAGGGTTGGTCGGGACAGTTCCGGCGGGAGAACGCGGCAGTGAGGTCTTCGTCTTCATCTTCTGATATGCACCGACAGAATTTTCGACCCCCGACTCCTCCCTACCCCGGCGCGGGTGTAGGAGGTTGGGGTAGCGGGAGCAGCTTCCGGGGTACCCCGGGCGGAGGCGGACCGCGGCCGCCCTCCCCTCGGGACGGGTACGGGAGTCCGCACCACACGCCGCCGTACGGGCCCCGGTCTAGGCCCTACGGGAGCAGCCACTCTCCGCGACACGGCGGCAGCTTCCCGGGGGGCCGATTCGGGTCTCCGTCCCCTGGCGGCTACCCTGGCTCCTACTCCAAGTCCCCCGCGGGGTCCCAGCAGCAATTCGGCTACTCCCCAGGGCAGCAGCAGACCCACCCCCAG ggtTCTCCAAGGACATCTACACCATTTGGATCAGGGCGtggtagagaaaaaagaatgtcTAATGAGTTGGAAAGTTATTTCAAGCCTTCAATGCTTGAAGACCCTTGGGCTGGCCTAGAACCAGTATCTGTAGTGGATATTAACCAACAGTACAGCAATACTCAAACATTCACAGGCAAAAAAGGAAGATACTTttgttaa